The following coding sequences lie in one Arachis hypogaea cultivar Tifrunner chromosome 4, arahy.Tifrunner.gnm2.J5K5, whole genome shotgun sequence genomic window:
- the LOC112797974 gene encoding ribosome biogenesis protein BRX1 homolog 2, which translates to MGKKRKHSETAAVAVPKKDEAAPERPARTLLGWKDKSEVNGDDSQVKDVELDDSPIFRNKEKVLVTCSRRINFRYRHLMLNVVSLLPHCKKDNKVESKESKGATLNELVELKNCSSCLFFECRKGKDLYLWMAKCPNGPSVKFLVSAVHTMEELKLTGNHLKGSRPILTFSTNFEKDAHWRLLKEMLLQIFETPKDHRKAKPFHDHVFVFSIADDHIWFRNYQIDVPHNETDKLPRGGLEQMNLVEVGPRFCLNPIKIFGGSFGGPTLYANPFYVSPNQVRALEKRKKSGKYAKKIKAKTRRKMHEMSNPLEPDEFADMWKE; encoded by the exons ATGGGGAAGAAGAGAAAGCATAGTGAGACTGCAGCTGTGGCAGTTCCCAAAAAGGATGAAGCTGCTCCAGAGAGACCAGCAAGGACCCTTTTGGGTTGGAAGGATAAGAGTGAAGTCAACGGTGATGATTCTCAAGTCAAGGATGTTGAACTTGATGATTCACCTATATTCAGGAACAAAGAGAAGGTTTTGGTCACTTGCTCTAGGCGTATCAATTTCAG gtACCGGCACTTGATGTTGAATGTGGTCTCGCTTTTGCCTCATTGTAAGAAGGACAACAAGGTTGAATCGAAGGAATCTAAAGGGGCCACATTGAATGAGCTCGTTGAGCTCAAAAATTGTTCCTCTTGTTTGTTTTTTGAG TGCAGGAAGGGAAAAGATCTTTATCTCTGGATGGCAAAATGCCCCAATGGTCCGTCTGTGAAATTTTTAGTTAGCGCTG TGCACACAATGGAGGAATTGAAATTAACTGGAAATCACCTAAAAGGTTCCCGCCCAATTTTGAcattttcaacaaattttgaaaaagatgcaCATTGGAGACTCTTAAAGGAGATGTTATTACAG atATTTGAAACTCCAAAAGACCACAGAAAAGCTAAACCTTTCCATGATCACGTGTTTGTTTTCTCAATAGCTGATGACCATATATGGTTCCGGAACTACCAG ATCGATGTTCCTCACAATGAGACAGACAAATTACCCCGAGGAGGCCTCGAACAAATGAATTTGGTTGAG GTTGGCCCGCGGTTCTGCTTGAACCCAATTAAGATATTTGGTGGCAGTTTTGGAGGGCCAACATTATATGCGAATCCATTCTACGTGTCACCAAATCAG GTTCGAGCATTGGAGAAACGGAAGAAGTCTGGGAAATATGCAAAGAAGATCAAGGCAAAGACAAGGAGGAAAATGCATGAGATGTCTAATCCTCTGGAGCCCGATGAGTTTGCAGATATGTGGAAAGAGTGA